The DNA segment GTTTAACCTGGGCTATGGGAAATATAAACGGCAGCAGGAAAAGATCAGGGTGCTGGAAGAGCGTGACCGTTTCCAGGCAGAGATCAATGAAGTTTTTACAGAGGCTTATGTAAGTGATCTGGTAAAGCTTAAGGGACAGGAGCTGAAAGATTTTATGGCCATGTACAGGCCACCTGAAGAACTGGTTAAAAGTGAACGCCCGTTTAATTATGATTTATATACCGTTAAAGCCTATCATACCTGGTTAAAGTTGCCGCCGGAACAAAGGAAGGTAGTGCCGATCTCTTTCCAAAAATAACCATTCTCTTCATGCACTGATTTTTAAGGCGCTGAAGGGCGCATAAAAATGATGTGCCTTCAGAGAAGGTAATTTTTGTTTTATACAGGGAATAAAGAAATGTGTTAGATTGGAATTTTAGCGTTATTTAAAAAAGCTTGCCTTTAACTTTTCAGCATCAATAATCGATTCAGGTTCCTCCAGACTGATTAACCATCCCTTTTGTTTAAGTAATGTGATCTCTTGCTTGGCGACAGAAAGGTCTTTCCCTTTAATGTTTTTGTTAAAAATGATGGGTGCTTTTGGTTCCACATTTGCGGTAGTACTGCTTAATATCTCCAATCGGAACTTAGGCCAGAGCTGTATATCACCCAGTTGGGCGGAGTAGATCTTTTTTGTGGTGTTTGGCGCAACAATGCCGGCAAATTCTCCTTTAAAGGCACCTTGTTTTTCGGTGGTCAGACTGGTGAGGAGCTGGTAGGAGGTTTCATTGATCAGGTGGAAGTGGGCGACAGAGCTGCTGTGCTGGTCTGTTACAAGGGCGAGATAAATCCCTTCTTTTTTAAATTCTGCTTCAGGAACGGCAGGAGCAGGTTTATTGCTGACCACATCATTGTCATGGACGTCGCCATATACCAATGTTACTTTAGAGGCCAGTACAGGTATTTCAAAATCGTTGGTGTCTGTTACGCCAATGGTGTCCTTATCGATTATCCTGGTAATGTATCCTTCAATGTTCTCGTCTACAAAACGAACAAAATCACCTAATTTTAAATTCATGGTACGTTGGGATTGTTTTTTATACAAATCTAGTTATTCTTATTATTTTTGCGCTATGGCAGTACAGGAACAGGCAAATAATCCACTACATGGTAAAACGCTGGAATTTATATTGAAGCAGCTGGTATGGCATTATGGATGGGAGGAGCTGGGGCAACTGGTCCGCATTGCCTGTTTTAACAATAATCCAACTATGAACTCCAGCCTGAAATTTTTAAGGAAGACCGACTGGGCACGTAAAAAGGTAGAGAAGTTATACCTGAACACTTTTCATTAAAATCCATGTTTGAGCCAGCTAAATTTAAAATGAGCATTCGAAAATCAAGTAAACCCTATATTCTTGTTTTATTTTTAAGTTTTTTAATGGTTGCGGGGGATTTGCATGCCCAGGAAACAGCCGACAGCAGAAATAGTATAGAGTTTTCTCCTCAGGTATCGCTGGGTGTATTTACAGCCCAGAATAAATTGACGGGAACGGCTTATGGTGGTGAGCTGATTTATCATATGAGCACCATCGCCCATCCGAGGCCATGGATGAAAATGTTGAATTTAAAGAGTCTTGACCTGGTATTCAATTATAAGAATATGGGTGATATTGTGATGGTCTCGGATCCGAGACCTCGTAGATTTGGGGATTCTTATGCTTTGATTGCTGCGCTTAATTTTTCGCTGTTTAAAACAAAAAGTACAGAACTGTTTGTTACACCAGGACTAGGAATGGGGTATTTGGGGGAAACCTGGTTTACCAATCAGAATGTGCTGGTGGGAAGCCACCTGAATTTTTCTTCGAGGATTGCGTTAAAGCTGGCTACACGTATTGGCCCGTCTACAAAACTGGCGGCAGGCCTGGATATTCTTCATTTTTCGAATGGGGGAACCCGGGTGCCGAATAATGGGATGAATATAAGCAGCGTGAGTTTTGGACTGGTTCAATCTTTGAAAAACAGTTTGGACCGGGATACGGCTTCCTGGAGAAAACCAAT comes from the Pedobacter heparinus DSM 2366 genome and includes:
- a CDS encoding acyloxyacyl hydrolase codes for the protein MSIRKSSKPYILVLFLSFLMVAGDLHAQETADSRNSIEFSPQVSLGVFTAQNKLTGTAYGGELIYHMSTIAHPRPWMKMLNLKSLDLVFNYKNMGDIVMVSDPRPRRFGDSYALIAALNFSLFKTKSTELFVTPGLGMGYLGETWFTNQNVLVGSHLNFSSRIALKLATRIGPSTKLAAGLDILHFSNGGTRVPNNGMNISSVSFGLVQSLKNSLDRDTASWRKPMDYKKHSIDIGINIGRRGVYRSKDGLYKTGLYAGYNYRLNTVLGFGAGVDAVYYHTIYDPLRNVETFQSKASSFDRWRIGLAVGPDLWMGRMGLMVKYGYYLHYNSLMENKTYWTPGLKYNVLDWAAVQAKIYIHQTEADFVGFGFIFTP
- a CDS encoding VF530 family DNA-binding protein, whose amino-acid sequence is MAVQEQANNPLHGKTLEFILKQLVWHYGWEELGQLVRIACFNNNPTMNSSLKFLRKTDWARKKVEKLYLNTFH